The genomic window TTGGAGTCGGTCTGACTGCCACAGGAGTCATTCCTGATCCCCGCCGGGCGAGGGTAGGGGTGGGAGCGAATGGGGAGTGTAAAGGTTTGAAACATGACGaagttgatgatgtcgtctGTGAGAATTCAGTGTGATGATGCCGGTGAGCGGGTTGGAAGAGGCAGTGTAAGATGAAATGGCGGCTTGTagaagggaaagaaaaggaagaggtTCAGTAGATGAAGCACAGAAGATAGCAAACAAGAGTTGACAGAAGAGGAAGGGGCACCTGCCAAAGATAGACGGAGAGCAGCTGCATGAGGGCAGGGGGGAAAGAGAAGATTCAACTACCCAGAAATGAAGGCAGGTCTTGTCCTCTCCTGCCTTGTCGTTCCAAATCGCCATCTCagtcctcaacaccaaaaagaATCATCACGACACAACAACCAGCCTCAAAAACTGGCAAAAATATGAATTGGAGGGCATTGGGAGTTGCTCCCGCCAGGGCTTGAACCTGAGACCTTCGCATTACCGTATACTCGGTGTGAAGTATTAGTACGACGCTCTAACCAACTGAGCTACGGAAGCCATCCAATTCGTTGGACATCGAGGAAGCTATTTGGTGATATACGGAGAATGCGGGATGGTGGGGCACGCAGTGGGCCATAtccacaacaccaagcgGGGATCATGATGAGCTTGGATTAAAACATGATAATGTATGACGATTAATTACCTATGGATGCATTAAGTAAAAGTGTAGGGTGTATTAGTTCCTCCTGTTGTGTATCCCATGCCCGGTCGTCTCTCATGAAttacctcctcttcttctcttacACAAATTCTTGGTCGTTTACTGTGGGTTACGCACACAATTTGTGCACTCGGCGCATGTAAAGTGCGTCGTCTCATATCCAAGCTTGCCTTCGCCATCGGGGCTCTCCCTTTGGAAGAGGTCGGGCCAGCCAAACTGAGTTTCTGGCCAGGCAAAGAACTCGATCGGGTAACATCGGTCCTGGGCGCTGAGTCTGCAACCTTGTTAGATATCAACAGCGACATACGAATAGAGGGCCACGTACGTTGCCATTCGACAGATGGTACCGGGCTCGACAAAGACGGATCCAACATGACCTGCGAGCTCTGGCCCCAGCTCGGAGCATGTGTACTCAAGCTCGGGATAGTAGACGAAGCAGGGAGGTCCCCAGTTTTCCTCACGGCAAAAGTAGACCTGAGCCGCCATTAGCGATGCGAGTCAACACAATGTTTGTTGGGTGAATCCTACCATTCCAGGGTGCCTGTGCTCTGGATCATTCTCCTCGGGCGTGGTGCCCAGTCGAGACTTGATCACCTCAGGGTCAATGGGCTCGTATTTGGCTGCGCTCCGGGCGCTGAGGGGAGCAGACCACATGTCGACTGAGGCCGCAAGGCATTGCGAGGCAAAGAGCGACAGAGCCGCCAAAGTGAATGTTGATTTCATGATGGGTTGTGATGAATGAAGTGAAAGAATACAAACAAGAATGGTTTGCAAAAGATCAAATTGTAATCTTGAGATGATTTCTTCCTTGCGAGATTGCCGAGATTCAACGGCAGTCAATACGCCTCGGGTCGAGCCTACTTATACCAGAGGCTTGTTTGTCTTAGCTCTCCCTTCCATGGGGCTTGAGGAGCGAAGCACAGGATGACGCGGAAAGCCTCGTGATTGTCCATGGCCTAATGCGATGCTACTGCACCCCGAACCCACTCGCCTCACCTAGTCCAAGGGTCGCGTTAACTCTGACCGACGGGAAGCCGTCATGGTGATGCTGCCAAATCCCGTGTTGGGTGAGAATCACCCGCTCCCCCTCCAGCCAGCCTCGGAACTGCGGTCATCCCGTGATTCGGCTCGTCGGGCGGAGATCCAAGGAATGTCGTCGACTCGCATATGGCTTGCATCATTGGTAGGAAGGGGCTTCAAAATTGGACCTCGAGAAAGCTCTGGCTGGGGCTGGACTTGTCAGCTCAGTGACCGAAAAGCTCAAGGTTTGACTGGTCGCAAACTGGCTGATCGGCTGTTGACTGATCGGCCGGCCGCAGCGTTGCTAAACTTGGATACACACATAACCAACAACGGTCTTACCGGCATATCCTGTGCGACTCTCGTGTCTGCTGCTCAACCGCCTGCCTGGGCCAGATTTTGTTGCTCCGGCCACCGGCCTGTTGAGCAGCAGCCTTTGCGTCGGACTCCCACATCGCGCATTGCATCACGGGGTGAGTCTGCCTGCTCGCAAAACATCGTGGTTTGCCAGAGCTGCTTTTTCCCATGAGGGCATATGCAAATGCAGACGCCTTTTGCAACCAACACGGCGTGAGGCCTTGCTGGATCGCCCAACCTCGCATGATTGATCGTCCCAACCTGACGTAGGCATCGAGGCAGCATGACGGTCTTTTGGGTTTTACATGCTGACTTACTTTGACGTCGATTTTCCCCAACCCCCGGGCGCCGATCATGAGTGAGCTTCCCTTGAATAATTCTCCGAGTCCCGTCCAGTTGCCGATGGCTGGGCAGAGACACCCGGGGCTGGTGCCCGGAGCTCGGCGGTGGAGACTCACTGGTCGATTGCCTAAATAGGAAATGCTCTCACAGCCAAGATGGCTCTCCGGCATCCCGTACTCACGGGAGCGACCTCGTGACGGGAAGCATATACGGACAATTTAGAGTCTAGATTTGAGTAGGGAATCCATGTGATACTAGTATAGTGCGTGTCACGCTTAACGCAACTACTAACTGATCTCTACAACAACCAAGTAATCCTGCAACCATGTCTTGGCGTTTTGAAGCAAGGAGGACCTGGCCGTCTTTGGACTTTGCCATAGCTGCTGCGATGGCTGGTTAGAGTCACTACTTAAAAGtagattaagaaaaaattGAGAACTAAGCTATcgttagtaataaaataaccatAATTTCTCCCGCACGCCCATCATGACTTGGCAAATCAACAACCCGTGTTGGTTGGCTCTACTCCATACTGTTGGACGGGTAAACTGTCGATGAAACATAACTAATCTACCCCGTATCTCTCTTCAACCAAGCATTGCGCTCACATAATTTACTAGCGACTCAACCCCAGCAATCAAATGCGGCGCAGCAGCAAAGACCCCGGGGTCAAGCACGCGCTCCCAACAACAAAAGGTCGAGACCATCTCTTCGACTTGTTGATTAAAAGGTCTCCCGTCGGCTGCACGACATGCCTTGATGCAGCTTCCCGCGCATACATAATCCAGCAAACAAAGAATCTCGATCTGGAAAGATATCGTCGTCATGGCCGCCATCACATCACTGCCCAGGTCGGAGTGGCCTTCCACCTCGCTGCGCGCCATGTTTCTGTACGACACCGACCACCCAGTTTCCCTTGAGGCCTCAGTCGTGGCCGCTGATAGGAGCCATTCGACATACATCGTCACCTGCCCGTCGACATGTGAGACATCCGACTTTCCAGAGCAAACCATCACGCATATCGGGGGATCTTCATGGCTGGGTGAGCGAACTTGGGATGGTACGACCACGCGCTGGGGTTGCAGGCTCGGCAACGGGGGCAGAGACATTCTCACGGACCAGTATGGCTGGTGCAGCGCAGTCACGGCGGCTAAGGGCGAGGCCACCGAGTTCCCAAAGTCGACGGCAGTGAACACGTGCTACGTCTCTATCCGTTCCGTCCCGGCAATCATCACGGCGGGCATGGACAAGATATACAAGGACGCCGGGTATTATGACCTAGGGTTTGACGCAGACGATTGGGTCTCGGGGTACCCTTTGGAGCTGTCATCGAAGGGCTGCCTGACGACGGCGACAACGACTACGGAGGGATCAAAGTCGACGGCTGAGCCATCCAAGGAGGGGGATGAGTCCAAGACGGCTCGCGAGACTGGGTCAGCGGCGGAGGCTACAACGActggagaagcagaagcggATGACACTGCAGCATCAACAACTCCAACAGAGACGGCGAACAAGTCACCAAAGATGTCCGTCAATAAGTTGGTCGTTATGGGCTCTTTGTTGCTGGGAGCATGGGCTTGTGCCTAAGCCTCCCACTTCTCCCACGGCCGTTCACATATTTCCGCGCCATGCACTTCCCTTCAGATAATAATTCACTTTAGAGCTCTAGTTTATTGTGTTTGCCAAGACTCATTTCTTTTCTAGCTGCCCTATCGGCTATATACTCCGTTGCTCAGGCATTATGCTTCAGCGTTATGCCGGCGAGAGCTCTGCTTCCAACGACGCATACAAAGAGAGCGGCTCGCCCTTGACGATTTTTGCCATAACTAAATTTCTTGAAACTTTTTGAACCGCAAAATGGGTCATTTTGAAGCGTGAGCTTGAAGGTATCTATCTATTCACCCTCTCTTATCATGGCTGTGCATGTAGATCGAGGTCAAGCTAACTGACAATACACTTGACAGAGCCTTGAAACGGCACTTTTGGATGACCAAAGAATGCCAATCCCTCGATACTATCTATACACCATGTCTAGCAGAGACCTTCTTGGTTATCGGGGGAAGCCACAGCAAGTCGACGCCACGAGCGGCTGACAAGTCTTGGGCCGGAGCAACATTGCGGGAGCCTTACACAGTACGGCCCGCACAGTCCGCTTGGCGCTCGAGACCATGGATTAGATCGAAAATACCTGGCCGCCACGTCTTATGCCTGCTGTTTCTAGGTGTCCACTATCCGTTATGCTTTTACAGTGCGCAAGCTAGGCTATTCTTACGCGTTATGCTGGGTGGAGATGGGCCAAAGTCGCCCATCATTGTTGAAAAGCGACGACGTTTCTCGACTACAGTACATCGCGAAAAGCAGAACTCGCACTTTTTTGCTCTTTTACGCTCGTAATTATATTTGAAGGTTTTCGAGGACGTCACAGAGATCCTTTGAGTGAAAACAACCTAGAATCATGGAGACTGGCGCTTCTTCAACAAATCGTCCGCGGACACGACAAAGGGCATATAAGAAGCCACCACCACTCGAAGTACCTCACATCGACGATGATGCCGCGGAAAGGAAACGCGTGCTGAATGTGCTAGCACAGCGCAGGTACCGTACGTTTACTGAGCAAAGCTGAATAGTCTTTGTCTCTAACAAGATTCACAGGTGAAAGAAAACGCCTGAATCGCCTCAAGGCCAACTCTACCGAGAATGCAGAGCCGCAGTCACACAGCACTCAGGCAACCGAGACCACCACAGATGAGGTTATTGAAATGCCGGCTGTGCCAAGCAGTACACGAGGCACGATCCCGagtgccatcatcaccgtcCCGGTCACGGCTCAGGGCTCCGATATCATGGCCGGCCTGGACCTCAGCCTCCCACCGTGGGATCCCCTTGCCGATGTAGCGCTTACATCCGTACTGCCGGACACGGGTGCTCTCCCGGACTTTTTGACGGGTGACAACACTGGCGGTGAGACGGTGACGCAGCCACAGCCAGAAATATCTGTGGACTTCACCGGATCCGAGAGCTTCCCGTCTGTCTTTGAGACGTCCTCTTCGATCGGCgctgcctcttcatcctcttcttcgccaGACTGGAATTTCCCTGACAGCTATCACCTCCCTATCCTCGAGCTCACCCTCCTCAAGGCAGTAATCCGTATTGCGGACCGCCTCAACTGCAAGACTGGCCTCTGGAGCCTTGAATGCATCTCGCCCTTCAACACAGGCACCGCAACACCATCAGACCAGCTTCCTGCAACATGGAGACCGACGCCGTCACAGCTCATGATACCTCACCACCCCATGTTTGACCTGCTGCCGTGGCCGGGCGTGCGGGAGcgcgccatcaccatcctgTCGCTGCCGGACGAGCTGCGGCCGCCCAGCGCGCAGGGTCCGCTGGCCATGGTGAACTTTGCGTACGACATCGAAGACAGCGCTGAAGGCGTGCGTATCTACGGCGAGGACCCGTATGACGCGTCCAACTGGGAGCTAGGGCAGGTGGCCTTTGAGCGCTGGTGGTTCCTCTTTGATAATAACATCATTGAGACGAGTAATCGGTGGCGGAGGCTGAGAGGAGCGCCCccgttgttgatgaagagtgccagcccaagcccaagtgCTGAAGCATCGTCTTATACAAGTTAAGTGCTATGGTTGGGAAAAAGTGAGGTTGGCGTTTGGGTAATTTGTGCCACTATGGTTGGCGGTATTGCATACGAGATTTATGAATGGTGTATACTTATCTGAACACAACTGCTTGAAACAATGCTATATCAAAGACAATTCAACTCTATGACATGGAATGTAATCTAATTAGGGTCACCGGCTTCATCAAGCTGCGCCTCGGGATTGATAGGTATCCAACCTGGATAGTGGAGCTGAGGTGAGCTCACCGAGTCAAGTCTTGCAGCTCTGAGCATCCTTGGAGCAAGGTATCTGCCAGTTGGGTGTAACAACATGCTTCCTCATGGCCAGAGCTGGCCCTGGCTTCAATGCTAGCCGAATTGGACATTGTGAATGGCCAGAAGTCAGCTGTACCTGAGTGGCATCATTGGTGGCACGAGATCATGAGAGCTGAAAGAGACTTTGACCAGTCTAATAAACCGTGGAACGTTAAGCATTATCACATGAAGATGCTCAGATTCACTCCCAACAGCTCCTTCAATAGTGTTAGTACGAATTGCCTTGAATCCAGCCGTTGAAACACGTGGGAGGAACCTTGGACGGCTCCGGCACGGCACCGAGTCTAGGGTGAGAAAATAGACGGAGTGGACGGATACCCGCCGGTCGATCGACCGTAGCTTGAGGTAGCTTTCGGAGCTCGGATTGCGGGACTTTTGGCGGTGAAGAGGATACAGTCAGATTCTGCCAGTAGCAATCATGATGAAGGAGGGGCCAAAAGGGTCCTCGATCGTTGGTTGGCGCAGGGTATGCAGGGGACTTTGGGGGTAACAACCAAGGGAGAGAAGAAATGGGAGGGAGACGAGATCATCGACAGGGCTGGCCATGGTTCAGGTTGCATGGCAGGGTGGGATGTTTTGAACTGCTGGTCCATACAGAGAAGCAGAGGTGGAGAGTTCTCTGCAGCTTGCTTGTTCCTTGATGGCGAGATGGTGAAGGGCATCCTTCAACGGCCGGCGCTAGAAACTTGACCGAACCATCAATGATGGGATGACTCTTCATCCCCGATGCTCCAAGTAGAAAAATTTCTGTTTAGTTGGAGTTGGAGAGCTTCCAGGGGAGCTTTAGTGAACGCCCTCGCTGCAGATTAGCTGGTAACCCCCGGCCTTCGGCGCCCGGGAACGGCGTCGGGGCTCTGCAACGCAGGCAGAGGCAAGTCCCCGAGCCAATCAGAGCGCATACTTTCTGCATCGGAGCCAGAAACGGACCTCCACAGGGCAGTTCTCAAGGAGGGGCAGGCGCGGGcggcgggggaggggagaGAAATTTCTGGGAAGGTACCTTCCATCCCTCCCATCTTTTGGCAGTCCAGTCAGAGCAAGTCACGGACGACGTCGGAAGcttttttctccttcttccctcccttcttccctttctcttactcttttcttcctctactCGTCATTTGTCCCCTTGGAACATTTCTCATCTATCCCATACTCTAGAGTAAAGCCTCTCTGGTGACTCTCGCTCTCCGTGCTCcccttctgctgctgcttctcaaTAAACAGATTGAGAGAGGTTGAGGTCGAAGGATCGAATAAAAGATCGTCGTTTCCGCCCCTCGTCTGGAGTTGCAGCGCAAAAACAAAGACCCAATAGACAGTAATGTCAGTTGCTCCCACCGTGGCCAAGACGGCTGCAAATGCAAATCATTCTCTTGAGCCGTCATGATGGTTTCCAACTCCAATTGTCCTCTTGCTAACTGTTGCCGTGCAGCTGTtcttccccctcccccgcatCCCCGTATCTTACAGCTTCCTGAAAGCACCAAGCTTCAGCCCGTCGATATTTCTGCTGCGCTTTCTTCTCCTGGATCAGCTTACTCTGCCGAATCCCAGTTGTTACCTGCTACGACGCTTCCCTCAATTCACCAGTCTCTCCGCAAACCGCCTTCACCATGCATATCAAGGAGATGCTCACCGACGCCGAGAGGAGCGGCcagccctccttctccttcgagTACTTCCCTCCCAAAACCGCTCAGGGTGTTCAAAACCTCTACGACCGTATGGATCGCATGTACAACCTCGGCCCCAAGTTCATTGACATCACATGGGGCGCCGGAGGCCGCATCGCCGAGCTGACCTGCGAGATGGTTCTCCAGGCTCAGGCTGTTTACGGCCTCGAGACCTGTATGCACCTGACTTGCACCGACATGGGTGTTGAGAAGGTCAATGATGCCCTGCTCAAGGCTTACAAGGCCGGCTGCACCAACATTCTCGCTCTCCGTGGCGATCCCCCTCGAGACCAGGACAAGTGGACCGCCGCCGACGGTGGCTTCCAATACGCTCGCGACCTTGTGAAGCACATCCGCAGCACCTACGGCAACCACTTCGACATTGGTGTCGCTGGCTACCCCGAGGGCTgcgacgacaacaagaacgaggacgagctccttgaccacctcaaggagaaggtcgaCATGGGTGCCACCTTCATCGTCACCCAGATGTTCTACGACGCCGACAACTTTATTCGCTGGGTGAAGAAGGTTCGCGAGCGCGGTGTCAACGTCCCAATTCTCCCCGGAATTATGCCCATTGCCACATACGCCAGCTTCCTCCGAAGAGCCAACCACATGAAGGCCAAGATCCCCCAAGCTTGGCTCGACGCCCTTGAGCCTGTCAAGAACGACGACGTTGCTGTCCGAGACATTGGTAAGAGCCTTGTCGCTGAAATGTGCCGCAAGCTGCTCGCCAATGGCATTCACCATCTTCATTTCTACACCATGAACCTCGCCCAGGCCACACGCATggtcctcgaggagctcaactGGGCTCCCTCGGCTGAGCGTCCCCTCCAGCATGCCCTGCCATGGAAGCAATCCAAGGGTCTTGGTCGCCGCGAGGAGGATGTGCGACCCATTTTCTGGCGGAACCGCAACAAGTCATATGTCATTCGTACTCAGGACTGGGATGAATTTCCCAACGGTCGATGGGGTGACTCTCGCTCTCCCGCCTTTGGAGAGCTGGACGCTTACGGCATTGGCTTGACGGGCACAAACGAGGCGAACCGCAAGAAGTGGGGTGAGCCCAAGACGGTCCAGGACATTGCCCAGCTCTTTGTCCGCTATCTCCGCAACGAGATCGACTCTCTTCCCTGGAGTGAATCGCCCCTCACCAGCGAGGCTGATGAGATCCGAGATGACCTCGTGGAACTCAACAAGCGTGGCCTCCTGACTGTGAACTCGCAGCCTGCTGTCAACGGCGTCAAGTCTTCTCACCCGGTCCACGGTTGGGGTCCCTCCAACGGTTACGTCTACCAAAAGTCGTACCTGGAGTTGCTCGTCCACCCTGATGTCTTCAATGACATGATCAGCCGGATCGAGGGCCACCCTGACCTTACCTTCTATGCTGTCACCAAGGATGGTGAACTCCGCTCCAACGCACCCTCAGACTGCCCCAACGCTGTCACCTGGGGTGTGTTCCCTGGAAAGGAGATTGTGCAGCCAACCATCGTGGAGAGCATTAGTTTCCTCGCCTGGAAGGATGAGGCTTTCCGACTGGGAGTTGACTGGGCTCACTGTTATGATGCCAACTCCCCCAGCAGGGCTCTTATCGACGAAGTCATGAATGAGTGGTACCTGGTTAATATCGGTAAGCATCGACATTATGAAGCTGTAATGCTGGATCTGAGATTAATATTTGATAGTGAACAACGACTTCCACCAGAACGGAACCATCTTTGAACTCCTCAAGGgcctcgaggtcaaggacctGACGACTCCTGCCACTCCCAAGTCTGAGCCTGATGTCAACAGCGCTGAGCCCGTTGCCAACGGTGCGGCGGCTACCGCCGCTGCGAACTAGCGGTTCACGGCAGTAAATTCCTTCCCAGAGCGACCACGAGCATGACCGGGCGTTTCTGATCTTTTATTCTTTGATAACGTTGACGacatcttctcttctttttttttcttttgggTTTTGGGTATAATAGCATCACCAAGGTGTCTTTTTCAACAAAAAGTTACCAGGGATACGGGGCAGCATTTTCAAAAAAGGGGCGCAAGATACGAAAACTCAACACCCGGCGGGGCGCAGACGACTTTATGTTTTGGGGGCTTGCTTTGCTTGTTCTATATCTCAACGATACCCCGCCAGCAAGGCctatggatggatgaatgcATGAAATGATTTGGTGTTTtttgtttgtttgcttgGTTGGTTTCTGGTTTCTGGTTGCAGAATggaaaggaggaggaacaagaGACTTGACGAGTTGGCCGTTGCCATACCAGGCCGTTCAGTGTCCCAAGGACAGCCCGTTTCAGTCGTCAACTTGATCACGACTGGAGGCCAACGACAATTGACTAGGGATCTAGCCCCTTTTTGGTGGCTATGATACTCCAGACTCTGATGTTTCCCCATTTGCCATGTGTTTGTCATGTGAATGCAACTAGTCTCTGTGACTACTCATTTGACCAGACGCCCATCCTTTTGTCATTCATTGAACCCTACCTTTACCCCTCTTCTAACCAACCTGGAGAAGAATCATACAGATTATCTTTGAATCATGGTATACAGCAGTTGCCTCTGGCTCTCACCacccatcctcatccgccACCTCATAGTCCATATTAACCGGCCGGTCTTCGTCCGGCAGCTCCGCACTCCTTTCTCTACGGGGATGATCGTCAAAACCAGCCATGGCGTCGtgctccttgtcctcggtgCTGGTATGAGCACCGCTGGCCTCACCGTTACCAGCAGTTTTGGTCGTGTTGACAGGCGGTAGCGGCGTGCTCACCCATGAGAGCTCAAGTCGACCATCGATACCGGGGAGTTCCTTGCCCTGGAGGCTATAGTAGAACCTTTCCGCCGTCTTGCGGTCCTGGAAGGAGACGTGAGTGACGGTAGGGCCCGTATCAACCGACTCGAATTCGCCCAAGTTCTGCCATAGAGTGTTAGTGAATTGCTCGATACGTATAAAACGGATAGGGAGAGAAAACGTACGAGGAGGAAATGGCGCAGcacctcgtccttgtccgGCGCCGTAAAGTCGACGCCTGAAACGGCGAGCTTCTTGGGCCGGTTGTCGATCGAGTACTGCGCATACGCCGCGTGCATGTTACCGCTGCCCCCTCGGCCCCTGGAGCTTCCCCTTCCTCTGGGTGCGtagcctcctcttccgcgATATCCCCCGCGGCCACGGTACCCACCACCGGGATGCCATGGCGCACTGGTGACAGagccctcgtcctcggcgttggggtcgaggccgagcatCTTGGCCTCTTGCTCGAGGACCGCGAGTTGGGCGCGTAGTGCTTGTGCGCCTGATGAAGGTACTTCACCGTCCTCGCCCTTCTGGCCGGCTAGCTTGGCCTGGAGCTTGGCATTCTCCTCGCGGTGCCGAGCAAGGAGTTCTTGCTGCTTAGTCTCGAGCTCTAGACGCTGCTTCTCCAGATCGGCACGTTTAGACTCGCGCTCCTGGTGCTGCTTCTGCGCCTCCTCCTGCCTCCGCTGAAACTCCTCCATGTCCAACTCAGgctcggcctcctcatcctcccctGTGGCCTGGGGATCGCCGGACCAGTTACCCGCCTGTAGAGGAACAGTCGGCGGCAGAGCGTCGGCCTTGTCCCGGTACCAAAACACCTTTACAAAACGGTTGTCGAATATCACCTTTGGCGACTGGTACGCGGCGTTGGCAGCCCCCCACTTGTCATACTTGACAATGGCGAGGCGCTTGTACGGCTGCATCGAGACCTCCGTGATGGTGCCGAACTGCGAGAAGAAGCCTCGCACCTGGTCCTCGGTGAAGTTCTCCTCGGGGATGCTCTCGACCACAATGGTGCTCTTGGAACGATCGTAGACTGGCCCATCGGCCGAGAAGGGTGCCCGCGCACCGCCCTTTTTCTGACCTCGATTTCGACGACCTCTGTTGTTACCGCCGCGGCCCGTGTCTGGTGTGAAGTTGAAGGGGTTCATAGGATTTGAGGGGTTCGGCATTACGGAAAAGGGGTATTCGTTGGGATCGCCGCGCTCTGCACAGAAACCAAGTTAGCTCAGTAAACCTAAGAGGTAGTTGACGCTGCATACCATCACCTCCAGGTCCCATCGGGGGCACGAATATTGACTCGTTACCATGATCATATGGACATGTGCTCCCGCGGGAGCAGAATCCCTTGGTATCAAAGTCCCTGCACCGTCCCCTCCGCCGCGGCTGATTCCTACCGCCGCCAAAGCTTTGTGGAGGCATGCCTGGCATACCTGGGTAAGGGGGCATGCCCATGGAGCTCATCTGCAGAAAAGCCTCCATAGCCTTGGGGTCAAAGGCCATGTCCGGCGGCTGAGGAAGACCGCGCATATATCGTCCGCCCCTCGCATCGTCTCGTCTTTCGCGACCGGCTCGACGGGACTGCTTCGCTGCGCGTCCCCCGTGCTGTGGACCATCCTGTCCGTCCGGGTCGTCGCGATCATGGAAGCCTCTCTTTCTCGAGCCGTTGGGTGGTGCGCTCTCAGACGAGGGAGCAGGCTGAGGCTGCGGTTCGGAGCCGAGCTTGGGGGCTGGAGGAGCGCCTGGGAGGTATGATTTGTATGTGATGGCCTGGAAGACGTCGTCGAGGAAAGTTTTAGGATCTGTATGCCATGGTCAGCCTCTGCCGTAACAGACTCGCTTACTGTGCTCCTGCGCAGAGCAGATGATCTGGCAGCACGCACCTTCGCTCAGAAAATCGGGAATCTCCTGTTCGCACAGCTTCCGCACCGCGTCGCGATCGCCATCGTGCTTGAGTAGGGCAATAACATAGTCAGCAAGGACATCTGAATCGGCGTCGGATCTGTTCCTCAAGCGTTAGCGCATTCATTGAGAGCGACTCAGTCATCGCCATTGACACAGGCGGTTACGAACGTGTTTTCGATGCGCTTGACGATCCACGCTTTCAGCAGCGGTCCATCTTCTTCGGGGAACAGCATGGCTCACTCTGGCCTAGAAATGATACAAGAGACCGTGTCGCATCTGCCGCCAGAGCCAGTAGATGCGCCTAACAAAGAGCGACGACCTGGTGGATGGAGCttgaggttgttggtgttggggaTAAGATTCGAAATATGCAGATCCAATTTTCGGGCCGCTCTCTGAGACGAGTGTCGTCACAGTAAAGTTGCGGTGCCAATTGGCCCAGCCACAGAAACTGAAGCAAATATTGACACGTAAGAAATGAATCCTAAAAGAGATACATAAATGTACCTAGCCGTTGATAGTTCTTATCTATATTCTTTGTTTAATGCCAGCATTCTAAGCAGCTGCGCATTTGTACAACACAATCAATGGATACTTAGATCCCCATACTTGAGAGCTATCACCCTTCACTAGCCCACTAACAAACCCC from Fusarium falciforme chromosome 2, complete sequence includes these protein-coding regions:
- a CDS encoding Methylenetetrahydrofolate reductase, yielding MHIKEMLTDAERSGQPSFSFEYFPPKTAQGVQNLYDRMDRMYNLGPKFIDITWGAGGRIAELTCEMVLQAQAVYGLETCMHLTCTDMGVEKVNDALLKAYKAGCTNILALRGDPPRDQDKWTAADGGFQYARDLVKHIRSTYGNHFDIGVAGYPEGCDDNKNEDELLDHLKEKVDMGATFIVTQMFYDADNFIRWVKKVRERGVNVPILPGIMPIATYASFLRRANHMKAKIPQAWLDALEPVKNDDVAVRDIGKSLVAEMCRKLLANGIHHLHFYTMNLAQATRMVLEELNWAPSAERPLQHALPWKQSKGLGRREEDVRPIFWRNRNKSYVIRTQDWDEFPNGRWGDSRSPAFGELDAYGIGLTGTNEANRKKWGEPKTVQDIAQLFVRYLRNEIDSLPWSESPLTSEADEIRDDLVELNKRGLLTVNSQPAVNGVKSSHPVHGWGPSNGYVYQKSYLELLVHPDVFNDMISRIEGHPDLTFYAVTKDGELRSNAPSDCPNAVTWGVFPGKEIVQPTIVESISFLAWKDEAFRLGVDWAHCYDANSPSRALIDEVMNEWYLVNIVNNDFHQNGTIFELLKGLEVKDLTTPATPKSEPDVNSAEPVANGAAATAAAN